A stretch of the Desulfobaccales bacterium genome encodes the following:
- a CDS encoding periplasmic heavy metal sensor: MRWRGLISGWLVAFVCLCGNLEAQPGKRGPGPASPLAGQSLGLSPAQEQALREIEGEYLGRLQELRGRLLAQRLEFKAALANPQAEEQAIRSKAAELRRLWLQCQETTTDYYLKIRAVLTPEQRRIWFSGRKPPFSPSLEGEP; the protein is encoded by the coding sequence ATGAGGTGGCGCGGCCTCATAAGCGGCTGGCTGGTGGCGTTTGTGTGCCTGTGCGGCAACCTGGAGGCCCAGCCAGGCAAGCGGGGTCCCGGGCCCGCTTCCCCTTTAGCCGGGCAAAGTCTGGGGCTCAGCCCGGCACAGGAACAGGCCCTGAGGGAAATTGAAGGGGAGTACTTGGGCCGGCTCCAGGAGCTGCGCGGCCGGCTGTTGGCCCAGCGCCTGGAATTCAAAGCCGCCCTGGCCAACCCTCAGGCGGAGGAGCAGGCCATCCGGAGCAAGGCGGCGGAATTGCGGCGCCTGTGGCTCCAATGCCAGGAGACCACCACGGATTACTACCTGAAAATCCGGGCGGTCCTGACTCCCGAGCAGCGACGCATCTGGTTCAGCGGCCGTAAGCCCCCGTTCTCTCCCAGCCTCGAGGGGGAACCATGA